In Sciurus carolinensis chromosome 4, mSciCar1.2, whole genome shotgun sequence, the sequence GGAAGGACAACTCCAGAGCCATGTCCGGAACCCATGACCAGGGTTCAGGGTTCCCTACTCCAGGTTCCCACTGTTGGCAGCAGGTGGGTGCCCAGCTCAGCCTTTTCTTCCCAagtgtggggctgggggaggctCTGCCCTCCCAGGGACCTCAGCCCTGGCCAGCTGCACACTTCACATGAACCAAAAACCTCAGGAGGAGGTGGTGAGCTGCATCTGTGTGTCTTTGCTCAGGAAGCGGGGGGTGTTTAATGGCAGTTAAAGATCCCTTGGCCTCTGGTTTTGTTTGTAAATAAACTCTTTGAGAAAGTGCCTCCCTTCTTCCATTCAGCCAGGACTGCAGAGCCCATACCTCCCCCAAGTCAGCCTGACAAGGAGATGAGAGCAGGGTCACTGTGTGGCCTCTAGCCCCCCCCCCCCTTAGTCACCACCACTCACCTTCTGTGGATGGAGCAGACGGACAaggtggtgtttttgtttttattttaaaaagttcacacaGCTTCCCCACCTTTGTCCCAGCATGGGTTTTGGAGACTCCATCCCTATTCCCCTATGGATCAGGCCAGAAGTGAGGCCGCCAGCCCTGGGACAGGAGGCAGCCAGTGGCCCCCTGTCAACCCCACATCAGGGTGGGGCTAGGTCCCCTGTCCCAGGGCCCTATTGGCTGCAGTGAGGCAAAGGGACGGAATGTGGGTGGGTGGAGAGCTCCTGGCAGGACCAGGAAGCACCTCTGCCCTCTTGGCACTgagaagccaggaagcagggcaGGTGGGGCACAGGCTGTGGCAGGGTGTCTACATGTCAAACACACGTGAGGGGTGGGTCAAGGCAGCTGCACACCAGGCTGGGCACGGGGCAACATGGCACACGGCTCAGGGTGACCCTGTCTCCAGCCCCCCCTGCAGCCCCCCTGACCCATGTGTACGTGAAAGCAGGCTGGGAGGGAGCCacacccacctcccacccccccaaaaaatatatgtatatacgtatgttgatatatataatatagaggTATATACACCTGTACAGACAATTTTGCCACCAACCACTAAATGGTTATTACACTATATCAAGACACTAAAATGGCAGGGAGCCCCCTCTCGGGAAGCTGTGGGACCCTGGGGCTGGCTGGCTGACGCACGGAATGGGGAGCAGAAGCCCAGGTTCGTTTCTTCCCTCACAGCAGAGGGGTAGGAGCGGGAAGAAAAGTCAGCCCTTGACCCAGCTCAGCCCTAGACCAGACGAGGATTCCGAGGGCTGGGCCTCACCCACCTTAGCCGAACTGTGGCCACACAGTACACCTCTGACCTCAAAAAGGAGGTCGAATTGAAATGGCCCTGGGCCTGTCCAGGCCTCCAGCGCCCTGGTATGGGACCCAGAGCTGCTGCTTGACAGGTCACCTCTGCCCCGGGTGAGCCCAAGCCAGGTGTAGGGCCCAACTGCTCCGACCTTCCAGGGAAGGGGGAAAGCAGGGACTGTGATTGTCAAGACTCAACCAGAGAGAGCGCCATGCTGGCTGCAGCTCCCTGGCTCCCCAACTCAAGCCCCTTCCCTAGCCCTGGAAGGCTACAAGCAGGAATCCCAGTGTAGCTGCAGGTCATGGCCATCAAGGAAGTCCGTGGAGAAGAGGCTAGGGGCTGCAGTGCTGAGGGGGGCCAGGCTGAGCACAGGGCCACCTGATGACAGCTCCAGCCAGTCCATGCTGTCCAGGTGACCATCGGCCAGGTCCAGGCCCACACCACTGCTGGGCTCAGGGGCAAAGTGCAACTCTGAAGTGTCCATGGGGGAGGGGGGATGGTCCAGGATGGCAGCACTGCTCAGCATCTGGCTGTGGAGGTCATCAATAAGGGAAAGGGGCTCTGGCCCTTCGTGCCCACTGGTCAGCAGAGGCAACCCTGTGCTGCTCTCCAGGAAGTCTTCCAGGCGCCCTGGAAGAGCAGGTGAGGCCGGTGGAGGTGGGGCAGCCTGGGGGAGctcaggggagggagagggctgTGTCACCAGTGGGGAACTGCAGGCTGCCGATGAGGGTGGCTTCTCCTTTCCTGGAAGGGATGGTGGTTCCTTGAAATCTGCTGAAATTTCTGCCAATCAAGACAGCGAATGACGTTAGAAATCAGGCCTGAATGCATGCAAACGAATGATGGGAgacccttacctcacaccatagggaagaataaaagtcttAAGTTTAGGAGCTAAAGCTATGAGATGGGAGAAAAAAGGGAACCCATGAGGTTTGGCAGTCATTTCTTGGTtgtgacaccaaaagcacagtaGACAGACTACCCAAAAGACATTGTGTACATCAAAGGACACCACACCAAGAGACTGAAAGGGCTTCTCACAGAGTgagaggaaatatttataaatccagGATATTTATAaatccaggatttataaagaactacaaGAGAAAACACAACCTGATTAAAATTGGGCAAAGGACTCAACCAGACATGTTCTCCAAAGATGCtggacgtggtggcacacacctatataaccccagctgcttggaaggctgaggcaggagtatcgcaagttcaaggtcagcctcagcaactcagcttTAAGACCCCgtgaagataaaaagtaaaaaaggctggaggtgtagctgaGTGCTGAAGGACCCtaggtccaatccctagtactgggagAAGGGGTAAAGAGACATTTTCTCCAAATGTGACACACAAAAGGCCaacagcacatgaaaagatgctcaacatggagggaaatgcaaatccaaacgaTGAGACTCCACCTCTCACCCACTAGAGTGGCTACCATCAAAACAGCAGAAGAGAAGGAGTGGTAAGgagctgggaggtggtggagcacAACACCAAAAAGGAAGTGCTGATGAGAATGTGGCATGAGAGCCCTCGTGCATGGagatgtaaaatggtacagctactttggaaaacagcatgTGTAGGGTCTACAAAGCAACACTGAATGATCCAGCAGTCCCACTTCTGGGCAAAcaccccaaagaattgaaagcagtgTCTCAGGGAGCTACTTAAACACTCATAATAACAGCactgttcacagcagctcaagcAACCCAGGGTCCACTGACAGATGACTGATGGACCTTGAAGACAgtaccaagtgaaataaaccacaaaAACTCTATGACTCCACTTATTTGAGGTACTTTGTCAGAATGGGAGGCAGCAGAATGGGGGTTGCTGGGAGAGGAGAATGTGGAGTTTCTATCCAAGGCATAcagtttcagtttgggatgagGAGGTTCTAGAAGTGATGTTGCACACATCGTAATATACTTAATGCCATTTACGAATGGTCAGAATATATCTTatcacaataacaaaaatgttatTACATAGAACCAGGCTTGTTCCCCGACCTCTAGTCCCTCCTGTCCCAGCTGAACACCTTCCCCTGCAGCTGCTTCACCAGACAAGGAGCCTCAGTCTCCAGCCACCACCACCTGCCACtttgagagcttgtttggaggttctagcagggaAGCGCAGCTACTCTTATACCCTTGACCGAAGAACGGTCCTCCTCTATCGGGGAAGGTCATCCTCTTCGACTGAGCAGCTTCGGGAGGGACGCATTTGGAGctgtgagggaggaaggggacacccgcctagccagccagatcagccAAATCAACCCTGGTGATCAATGGGGTGACATGTCGCAGCCAGATCGCCCTCACATCCCTGCCACTTTGAAATAACCTTCCTCTCCTGTTATTCTTGCCACCTTGGGGACCCTTTGGGGCAGGCCGCACCTCATGTGTTTCTCTGCCATTCTTTAAACACTAGAGTTCAAGGGTCACCCCTGTCCCTCCTCAATCTCTCCTCGCCTGGGCAGCGGCATCCCTCCCGAGGTTTGTTCTGGACACAAGTGGCTCTCGAAGCTCAAGTCAGGCCTCTCCTCAGCTCCCACACCAGCAGGTTCTGGGTCAGCTGCACTGGTCAGAAACAGCTCAGGCCCCACCACAGAGTCTGTACCTGACGATGCCTCCAGGGCTTGAGAATCACTGAGCCCTTATCTTAAACTGAAATAAACTTTGCCATTTTGAAGTTGCATTAGAGCCCTCGTGCATGATTAGTGGagatgtaaaatggtatagctactttggaaaacagcatgTGTAGGGTCTACAAAGCAAAACTGTTGCTCTGTGGCTCTTGTGTCACCTGCCACATCGCACTCACTCCTGTCTATCAGGAAGGATTCCACGGGGTCTGCCCTCTTCCTATTGCCACCATGGAGTCTCCACACTCCTCCCAGAAACTGACCCCTCCACTCCAGCCCCCTATGCTAAGGGGGTCCCTCCCCTCCACACCATCGCCTCTGCACGACAGGTGCTTGGCAAACATGCTGATGCTCTTCCTACCTCTGCCCTATCTCCTCACCCCCACTTTGCAGGGAAGCTCCCCAGGAGCTCTGAGTCTGCAGAGTGTGATTGCAGGTGACGGCACAATGCTTGCTCCCTACCTGGAGATCAGGTCTCAGGCCTCACCTGCCTTGCCCATCCCTGGTTTGGAGGGTGTCACCTCTGCCCACTGCTTGGCCTCATCTGCTTGTCCCTCTCTTCCACAAAAGCCAGGGCTCTGGTACCCATGCTTCCTGCTCTATCAGTCTCAAATCCCAGGACAAGTGGCTCCAGACCTACAGTAAGCAGCTATCCGATCCACCCAGCTGAGGCTGCACCATATGCCCCCCAGGCAATGGCAACTTGCTGAGGCCTCAGGCCACAGCCCTGTGTCCTCCTGGGCTGCTGCCTCCCTCACCACACCTGAGCCACAGGAACACAAAGCAAGCCCCATGCTCAGGGCCAGGCTCCTACCTCTGACAGGGGTCCCCCCACGGTGCCCTCCTGGGGCTGCGCCCTGGGCCTCTGCACTGCCACGCCTCCCCGCTGCACTCTGTCCTAATGCTGCGGCTCTGGGTCCAGACACTCGGCTTACTCGTCGTGTTTACTGTTTCTCTCCCACAGACTAAGCTCCACAAAGGTGAGTATCTCCTGTTCACTAACGTGTCCTGGGGGCCAAGAGGTCCTCGGAGCAAGTGTACAGTAGAAGGAACTTGTACAGAAGGACTGCACTGTCACAGCCCTTGCTATACAGTCCAGTGTTCAAGAAATCAATCAAcgggtgcagtggtacacgcctgcgtctcagcaactcaggaggctgaggcaggaggctcccaagtttaagctcagcctcagcaacacagtgaggtcctgagcaactcagcaaaaaccctgtctcaaagacaaaaaggctgggtatgtggttcaggtgttaagtgcccctggattccatccccagtactggaaaaagaaagaaagagaaaccaacCAAACCACCTTGGGCTACAGACGACCTATGAACAAAGGCAGCTGGGGACCCCGACTTTAcctccactcttttttttttttttttttttttttttttgctgtgctggggatcgaacccagggccttgtgcatgcagggcaagcactctaccgactgagatatctccccagccctacctcCACTCTGAATGAGGATGTCAAACAGGTCATCCATCTGCTGGCTGGAGGAACTGTTTTCCTGagggacaaaaacaaaaaagatgcaAATGAAAATCTATGACAGTGAACCCGGGCCTGGCCTGGGCCTAGCCCTGCCTCCACTGGCCCCCAAGCGGGCACCAGACCACAGCTCCATGGCCCAGACTCTGTACCAGTAACTCCCCAAGGCCTTTGGACTACAGACTGGCCTCTGCCTATCCATCACTCCAGGTGGTACCCACCCTGGCCAGTCCTGTCATTGTCACCTGCTGTTTGGGCTGCTGGGTCACAGCCTCCTCATAACCTGGTGGTTCTTTCTTCAGCAGAGAAGTTGGGGTCCCAAAAGGGGGCTGTGGTGGGTGCTCCAGATCCATCTGGGCAGGTGGAGCAGGGGCTGGAGAACCAGGCTGGGACAAGGGCTGGTTGGGACAACAGGAGAGAACAGCGGTGAGAGTGGGGGCAGGGCTCTGGGGAAGGGACACTGAGCCCTGGCCCCTAACCCTGGTGATCCCACCCCCAGGAGTTTTACATGCTTTCTCAGGGGAGGTTGCTCAGGGGCCCCTGTCACCCATGCCAAGGTGCCTGGTTCCTGTCTCTTTCCCCTCCAGTCCTAAGCTCTGCAGGACCTGCCCTCCTGCACCCGGCTACCTGTAGGGGACTCCCACTGGGCAGGCCAGGGCTGTCTGCATTCTtattggtcacagtgaggacaAGGTGGGTCCCTGTGGAGTCGGTGATGAGGGTAGGCGGGGTGACCCCCTTGAGGAGGCCAGTGCCCTGTGGGCCCAGGAGCAGCTGAGGGGTAGGGGCCACCTCGGGCTCAGGCGGTGTGGCTTCCTGCTTCACCACCACGGCTGGAGGCCCCGGGGCTGGGGCAGCAGTGTCTCTGTGGTTGGCAGTGGGGGCCAGCAGGCCAGAGCTGAAGCGGTGAGCGGTGTCTGGGGGCTGGTGGCTCAGCTGGCAGCTGGAGAAGCTCTTCTCCTGCTTCACAGGGGTGCTGGGCGGGGCGGCGGTGGGAACGGGAGCCAGGCTGGGCTGCTGGGCCCGCTTCTCCTGCTCCAGCTGCAGCCGGAGCAGCTCCACCAGCTGCTGCTTCTGCCGGAGCATGCGGGTCAGCTCCTCGATCTGCTTGTCCTTCTCCTGTAGCATCTGGTCCTTGTCCAGACCCTCCATCTCTGCACGCACGCCAGGACTCAGGCAGCAGGGCGCGGTGCGAGGGCCTTCCTCCTTCACAAGGATTTGCAGTGGCGAGGTCTGCAGGGTGAGCTGTGTCAGTGGCGATGTCACCATCTCACCAAAGGTGTCCCCAGGCGTGGAGTTCTCATCACCCGTACTGAGCAGTGAGCGCTCTGAGGGGGTCGGGGAGACAGGGGGTGTGGAACCCGTGCTGCCAAACTTCACCACACCATTGCTGGTCACCGTGGCCACCACCACCTCAGCTGGGGCCAGGCCTGCTGCCACCAGGGCTGGCCCTGCACTCAGTCGGGCCGCTGGAAAGGCGACCACCACCTCACCAGCCTTGGACAGGAGAGAGGCGGCAGCAGAGGCCTTGGGAGCTCCAGGGGCTGGGCTGACTTGGTCTTGGTAGGCTCGCAGGCGCTCAATCAGCTCTGTCTTGGTGCCCGAGACGGGCAGTGACCGCAGCTTCAGCTCCTGCTTTAGCTCTGCCACCTGCAGGGATGAGAGTCAGTGAGGCCAGAGCTGGGAGAGGAACAGAGGGAACCAGACCCGGGCAGCAGGACAGGCTGCTGAGGACAGGAGGGTGAAGAGTCTGCAAGACAGCCCCCGTGCTCCTGGGCCCACCGGCCACAGCAGGCACATCCTGTTGTGTTCTCCAACAGGCCTGTGAGGTGCTCACCAGCCCCTTCCCAGAATCCTCCTTTCAGCATCCTAACCACAACATCCTAAACCCTGATCTTGGGGACAAGCTCTCCAGGAAGAATTTGGTTTTCTTCTGAGGGGCCATGAAGAAGCCACTTCTCAAGGCCCCAGGAGGTGAGCTATGGATGTGCCCAGAGCAAATTGCAGCAGCAAAACAGCAGTTTCGCTGGTGCTCAGTCTCCCACCCTGCAGCCTTGGGCACACTCCTGTCTCCAACGCCTCTGCCTGGCTCATCCTCCCAGAGGAAGATAATGCCTGTTTTCATGCTGCACCACAGAGGTGGAGGGAGACACAAGACATACGATGACGGGTGGGCTGTGGAGGGAAGTGACAGGCCCTGGAGTAGGTTCCAGGTGGCCCTGTCACTGCAGACCAGAGCCTGGAGCCTACCCTGCCTCTCACTGTTGTGGCTCCTGGCCTTGGGTCTTCTTTGCATAAAATCCAGCTCCTGTGAGAGAGGCCAGCAGGCAGTGGCCCAGGCTTCTAGTGGAAAGGGGATGGTTTGCCACCTACCTTCATGTCGTCTAGGTTGGCCGGCAGGACTCCTGGCTTGCCACTCTGTGGGGAGCTGTTCTGACGTGTCAGTCCACCAGGCCCCGGGGTGCCGGATCCGGAGCCACCATTGCTGGTGGAGAGGCTGCGCACTGCGGGGGCCCCACAGCTCCCCAGAGTCTCACCTGCTGgcctgagaaagaaaaagacgGCAATGAGCAATGTCGGCATCACCACTGGCCCTGCAGGCAGTGGGTCCAGGACCCTGCGTGCAGGCCAGGGAGGCCCTGCCCGCCACCGGCCCACCATGCCAAGGGCAGCGGCTGGTACTTAGGTGGGGCAGGCAGGATGGTCTGGTAGTTgtagtgctgctgctgctgctggttgAGGATCTGCAGCTGCAGGAAGAGCTGCTGCTGCTGTAGGATCTTGGCATAGGAGGAGTCCATGGCAGGCGCCCCCTTGTCCTGCTTTTGGTCCGGCGGGATGTACTGATGGTACTTGAGTTTCTTCACCTTTGGCTTCAGTTCCTTGGCCTTCTTGCTGCGCTGTGACTTCTCGCTGGCAGATTTGGGTTGGCTTTGCTGAGGAAACAGGGGACATGGCATCAGGAGCTAGCTGGGGTGGGGTACTGCTGAGAAGGCACCCCACCTGTGCATGCCCCGTCCTGCTTCACGGTGCCTCTCCAACCAAGAGCTGCTGGCCTGCAGGAAACGTCAACCAAACACACAGGCTCAGATGTCACCGTGCCCCCAACAGAGTGTGACACAACAAGGAGGCAAAACCACAGCCAGCGTGGAGCAGGGGCCACACCAGACAGGGCAGGTGACCAGGAAAGCATCACGCAAGCCTCCCAAGATTCCTGAACAAGCTCTTGTCATAcagaaaatgaggaaacaggGCAGGATGTACTGGCAcaacctgtgatcccagtgactcaggagacaggccagccagcctcagtcactcagccaggccctaagcaacctgtctcaaaataaaatataaaaggggttggggacgtggctcagtggtacagtgctcctgggttcaatctgacagatgaaaggaagaagggaggggaaacaGGCTCACAGAAGGATGCACAGTGACCTTCATCTTGATCTAGCCAGAACCTGCATCACGACCCTGTTCATACCCCAGAGGCTCCCAGCTGGCACAGTCATAGGTCCAAGAGGGTCAGTGGACCCAGGCTGACCAAGGAGGGCAGCAGGTCATGTTTGGGAGGCCTGTCCTTAGAGTGGGTGAGGTGGAGGACAGCAAGAGTAAGCAGGCAAACGCTGGACCGTGTGGGGAGCCTGGAGTTTCTGAGCACAGAGGGCAACAGCAGAGCAGAGGCGAGGCAGGGATCAGCTAAGGTCTCGACAGATGGCAACGGGACACCCAGCATCTGGGTGGAGATGATCATCTAGGAGAGCTGGGGCTCAGGGGGAGAAGGAGCGAGCACAGATGGCCAGATCAGAGAGACCCTCTCATGTgccaaggtgtgtgtgtggtggtcaAAGGAGGGCCACGGGGGTGTCATGAGGAGCAAGCTCATGGGAGGAGCTCTGGGGCCATTTGAGAGGGTGCTGACTGACAGGCGTCAGCTGGGGCTGTTGGCAGCTCCTTCAGCCTGGAGTAGGAGCTGGAGCTGAGGCCACTGGAGCTGCGGGTGGTAGCCTCCAGAGTTGTCACATGGCCAGGTGTGGAAGAAGGCAGGACTTGGGGTATCTCCCTGGGACGCAGGCAGCCTCCAGGGCCaagtcaggctcagcaaaagtCTAAGAATGAGGACAGGCTGACCTCCAGGCTGTGAGCATTGGCCTCTCCTGAGGCTCGTGGCCAGAGGAGCTACAGGTGGCCAGGGGGTGCCACATCAGGTATAGGATCTCTGTGATGAGGGTATGGAGcctagagaagaggaaaggacagGACAGAAAGGCAAGTTGGGGGTAGAGCCCCCCCAAAATCCCAGAAGCCAGGAGGTTCTGCAGGGCTGCAGGACTAGTGTCAGCACTCCCTTACTGGGGAGTCTGGACTCTTCTGTGCATGTGAGGCCAGCAATGCCCAGCAGCGTCTGCCACCCTTTCTCCCTCGCTCAGGTCAGGTCTTGGAGAGCAGGGCCAGCCATGTGGCCCTGGGCTTGTCACCTGCAGCACAGGACTCTCTGATGCCACTGGCACTGCTGAGTGAGGGGGCAGAGTGTGGGTGTGGCTTCATGGATGAGAGTGGGACCGAGAGCCAGGGAGCCAGGCCCCACTGGCACACTGTCTTGCTGTGGTTTGAAGTGGCCTGTCCCTGCCAAAACTCCTGCTGGAGGTGAACCCCACTGTGTCAAGAGGACAGACATGGACCTGTGGTGTTTAGagtggggcctctgggaggtgattAGGGTTAGGCAAGGTCATCTGGGTGGATCCCAAGACTGGACACCGTGACTTTGTCAAGGAACACGAGGACACGTGCGCTCACTCATCTCTCACCATGCCAATGCCCTGAACTACCCTGATAtcctgccagcaagaaggccataCACCAAATGGCCTTGGATCTTCCAGCCTCTGAGTTAAAATAAACCTCCTTTCTTCAGGACTTAGCCAGTCTGCAGCACTGTGTCACTAGAAACAAGTGGACTAAGGCAGTGTTCAGCCAGTGGCTGTGGCTGTGAGAGCAGCGTCACCTGTGGAGACCAGGAGGAAACTCCCAGACTCCCTCAGTCGCCTTGGTGGAGGACCCCTGCAGCTGTCCCCACAGGGCTCTGAGGGGTACAGTGAGAGGGATGGCACAACTGCTAGCAGAACTGTACCTTAATGAGCGTGGGGGTGGACTTGGCGGTGGGGACAGCAGTTCCATTGGGGAGGCTGGGGGGCAGCAGAGGCGggggaggcagagaagaaggCTGCTCTGACAAGAAAAGCGTTTCTCCAGAATCCGGGCCCATAGGGAGTTGAGAAAGAACCTGAAAAGGGGAGAGAAGTGAGGACATTAGCAACTCCAGGTCAAGCATGCCCAGTCTACCCTACCAGCAATGCGGGCAGCAGCCACCTCCTCAGAAACCACCATGGCTGACGGGTGGGCCAAGACCAGGGGAAAGAGAGCAAGCAGCACCAGCTGGCAGTGTGGTAGGTCTTGAACTTAGTGCACCAGGACCAGGAGGCACTGGGAAGGAGTGATGGGGGGCAGCTCAGGCAGGCTGTGAGTCGGCCTGCTGGGCTGCCTCTCCCTAGGGCCCCAGGGGTGCTCAGGTTGCCAGAATTGAAGGGCCACCATCaacccctccctcctcaccaccGGAAACTCAACCCAGTGCCTGGACTACCAGGCAATGCCTTCTGGCTCCTCTGTGCCCAGGGGAGAGCTAATTCTAGGCAGCCCCAGAAGTGTGGGGAAGCAGAAGTGTCTGGGAGTGGGCAAGCTTACCTGAGTGGGGGACATGGAAGTGGCACTGGGCAGTGGTTCGCTGACTCGGGCCTCCAGGGGTGATGGCACTGACCCCTGGGACTCATGGCTGGCAGGTTGCTCAGGGGATAAGGCGTCACTGCTGTCCTCATCAAAGGAAGAGCTGTCTGCTACCTTCGGGTAATTCACCTGGCCCACTGAAATCAAGCCAGCGTAAGACTCCATTGTGTTCCCCCAACAGCAGGGCAGGAAAGAAAGGCTGTTCCAGCAGAGGGCCTGACCCTTGACCATGACGCAATCAGACAAAGGGAGATTGGGACCACCCTGCCTTCTCGGTGCAATAGAGCAGGAGGAAGGTCAGGGTCATGACCCTAACACACCGGCAGAGGCTTCCAAGGTCCTCCCAGTACTTCCTTGGACTGAAGAAAGCCTTAACTTTTAGCCTCTTGCTTTTTGACTGTACACTGTGTTTAGCTTTCTAAGTCAAGTTCTTTGCTCATCCCTCCAGCCTGCTCCGTCCCGGAAGACATGGGCTCCTCCTGACCTCATCTTCGACCCAGTACGGATGGTACTTTATCCCATCCTATGGCCACGCAGTTCTTCCCCCTATCATGACAGCACATAATGAAGCCCTGTGTCTGCTGGTGAGGGGCCACAGAGCTCCAGGGACAGACCTCTCAGAGCTCACTCGACTCCCCAAAGGCCAAACATACAGGAGCTCAGCTCTGGGGCCAGAGTGGAGGGCATCCTAGAGGGGCAGGGACCTGTAGTGAAACAGGATCTGCAGAAGTAGGGTGGCCCCTTTAGAGGTCAGTGACCCTCGGAGACCCAGCACTTGGTAGCAAAGGCACCAGAAGAAAACATGCTGCTGCCCATAAGTGCCCTGGCTGGACCCAGGACCAAGCTGTGCCACAGTGCATCCATGTcattccagagctgctgggaggaCACTCCGCGTGGTGCTCCCACTCCGCAAGGGCCAGCATGGGAATCCCAGACTgcaaggggaaggaaaggtgggGACAGAGCAAGAAGGGTATTTCAAGAGTCATGTCACAACCACCACCTCCATGCGGTTGTGGGAAGAGGTGCGCGGCAGGTCCAACTCCTCAGCTGCCCACATAGGAGGAACTAAGGCGTGAGGAAGGCAGAGGTGTGGGGCCGGTCGGCCTGGGGAACCCCCAGATGAGGAAGAGGAACAAGCCTCATTGGCTCAGGCTGGGTTTGTTTGGGGGTGAGGCTCCCAACAACTTCTTCTTCCCGGGGCCATGAACTGAGGCTCTCTCCTGCACTGGACCTGGGGGGACGCAGCTGAGCGCTCCCTTGCTGGCCGACTGCAGTAACGGGCAGGAGTGCCATGCACAGAGAGACCTGAGCTTGCTGACCGCCTGCACACCATGCCACACACATTTAGACTTGCCCCCAAACCTACTTCCAGAGTGGAGATCTGCTGTGAGGCAGCAGCTGCAACTCCCCAGGGACTGGTGCACCTGGAAGAAGCTGCAGGCCACAATGGGGAGGAATGAGGCTATGGGCAGCCCAGAGCACACCagtctatttttctgtttcctggggCCAGGGATGCGCTGGGAGCAGAGTCAGGGTCCCTGACCTCCAAAGCCTGTGGGTTCAGTGGCCCGGGGCAGAGCAGAGGTTTCACTGAGGAAGCTCAGAAGCTAAGGGCGTGCTGGGGAGAGACTTGGGAGACCTCCTGGAGGAGAGCGCTTGGGGTGAATCCTCACAACACCTGGGGGTGGCCTGAGGGGAAGGTGTAGGGTGTGTGCACACACTTGTGAACGGGCATGGGTGTGTGGGGAAGACCCAGCCCCCTCTTAGCAGGCCCCTCTCTTGTCCTCAGCTCTAcctctcctacctcagcctaaCCGCTACCTGGGTTCAGGGTTcaatttcttccccttcctcccctggaACTACTGCCCCACTCCTCAGCCTCTTCTGCCCCTGCTTCCTCTCCATCCATAaacctgctccag encodes:
- the Mrtfa gene encoding myocardin-related transcription factor A isoform X1: MPPQSAKLGLNKVSDWPVPLSLLRGRGERRVWWEGPQLPWLRGAGGGRVCGGSGGGGSDGPTLPAPSVALATRPLLAQTSLSSTYPDWTLSLWRKRERLAPERGEPRIPGREESAAVAITKAKVDFSSVVCLPPSVIAVNGLDGGGAGENDDEPVLVSLSAAPSPQSEAVANELQELSLQPELTLGLHPGRNPNLPPLSERKNVLQLKLQQRRTREELVSQGIMPPLKSPAAFHEQRRSLERARTEDYLKRKIRSRPERSELVRMHILEETSAEPSLQAKQLKLKRARLADDLNEKIAQRPGPMELVEKNILPVESSLKEAIIVGQVNYPKVADSSSFDEDSSDALSPEQPASHESQGSVPSPLEARVSEPLPSATSMSPTQVLSQLPMGPDSGETLFLSEQPSSLPPPPLLPPSLPNGTAVPTAKSTPTLIKQSQPKSASEKSQRSKKAKELKPKVKKLKYHQYIPPDQKQDKGAPAMDSSYAKILQQQQLFLQLQILNQQQQQHYNYQTILPAPPKPAGETLGSCGAPAVRSLSTSNGGSGSGTPGPGGLTRQNSSPQSGKPGVLPANLDDMKVAELKQELKLRSLPVSGTKTELIERLRAYQDQVSPAPGAPKASAAASLLSKAGEVVVAFPAARLSAGPALVAAGLAPAEVVVATVTSNGVVKFGSTGSTPPVSPTPSERSLLSTGDENSTPGDTFGEMVTSPLTQLTLQTSPLQILVKEEGPRTAPCCLSPGVRAEMEGLDKDQMLQEKDKQIEELTRMLRQKQQLVELLRLQLEQEKRAQQPSLAPVPTAAPPSTPVKQEKSFSSCQLSHQPPDTAHRFSSGLLAPTANHRDTAAPAPGPPAVVVKQEATPPEPEVAPTPQLLLGPQGTGLLKGVTPPTLITDSTGTHLVLTVTNKNADSPGLPSGSPLQPLSQPGSPAPAPPAQMDLEHPPQPPFGTPTSLLKKEPPGYEEAVTQQPKQQENSSSSQQMDDLFDILIQSGEISADFKEPPSLPGKEKPPSSAACSSPLVTQPSPSPELPQAAPPPPASPALPGRLEDFLESSTGLPLLTSGHEGPEPLSLIDDLHSQMLSSAAILDHPPSPMDTSELHFAPEPSSGVGLDLADGHLDSMDWLELSSGGPVLSLAPLSTAAPSLFSTDFLDGHDLQLHWDSCL
- the Mrtfa gene encoding myocardin-related transcription factor A isoform X2, encoding MPPQSAKLGLNKVSDWPVPLSLLRGRGERRVWWEGPQLPWLRGAGGGRVCGGSGGGGSDGPTLPAPSVALATRPLLAQTSLSSTYPDWTLSLWRKRERLAPERGEPRIPGREESAAVAITKAKVDFSSVVCLPPSVIAVNGLDGGGAGENDDEPVLVSLSAAPSPQSEAVANELQELSLQPELTLGLHPGRNPNLPPLSERKNVLQLKLQQRRTREELVSQGIMPPLKSPAAFHEQRRSLERARTEDYLKRKIRSRPERSELVRMHILEETSAEPSLQAKQLKLKRARLADDLNEKIAQRPGPMELVEKNILPVESSLKEAIIVGQVNYPKVADSSSFDEDSSDALSPEQPASHESQGSVPSPLEARVSEPLPSATSMSPTQVLSQLPMGPDSGETLFLSEQPSSLPPPPLLPPSLPNGTAVPTAKSTPTLIKQSQPKSASEKSQRSKKAKELKPKVKKLKYHQYIPPDQKQDKGAPAMDSSYAKILQQQQLFLQLQILNQQQQQHYNYQTILPAPPKPAGETLGSCGAPAVRSLSTSNGGSGSGTPGPGGLTRQNSSPQSGKPGVLPANLDDMKVAELKQELKLRSLPVSGTKTELIERLRAYQDQVSPAPGAPKASAAASLLSKAGEVVVAFPAARLSAGPALVAAGLAPAEVVVATVTSNGVVKFGSTGSTPPVSPTPSERSLLSTGDENSTPGDTFGEMVTSPLTQLTLQTSPLQILVKEEGPRTAPCCLSPGVRAEMEGLDKDQMLQEKDKQIEELTRMLRQKQQLVELLRLQLEQEKRAQQPSLAPVPTAAPPSTPVKQEKSFSSCQLSHQPPDTAHRFSSGLLAPTANHRDTAAPAPGPPAVVVKQEATPPEPEPLSQPGSPAPAPPAQMDLEHPPQPPFGTPTSLLKKEPPGYEEAVTQQPKQQENSSSSQQMDDLFDILIQSGEISADFKEPPSLPGKEKPPSSAACSSPLVTQPSPSPELPQAAPPPPASPALPGRLEDFLESSTGLPLLTSGHEGPEPLSLIDDLHSQMLSSAAILDHPPSPMDTSELHFAPEPSSGVGLDLADGHLDSMDWLELSSGGPVLSLAPLSTAAPSLFSTDFLDGHDLQLHWDSCL